The following proteins come from a genomic window of Sphaerisporangium rubeum:
- a CDS encoding ABC transporter substrate-binding protein: protein MRISRRSTAAVVILTTGALTLSGCAKGGGGGPAASQGGAGASSTPLENKAVSAITVGTAEDSKGPAPEVPGSKRGGTVNMIDRDDFSHLDPGRIYLNYNSTVSLLFTRQLTGYRQENGKMTLVGDLATDTGTTTDGGKTWKFTLKDGLKWQDGTPITSGDIKYSFERLFAPFITEGPTYVQQWLVEGDYRKAYEGPYGGKSLDAIKTPDDKTVEFTLTAPHPDFNFTVAMTGYGAVPKAQDTKEKYDRKPFSSGPYQIVSHVTDKSLDLERNPNWDPNTDPIRNAFPDKWHMEFGVQAQNSTERFLADSGPDKTAMTFHNAVAAERVQEVLNNAEVMKRSVRGLTPFTTFYNINTKRITDVKVRQAIIKAWPSKQVQLIAGGEVNTGQIATTVLSPTVLGYEAFDLYGMREKPTGDPEGAKKLLQEAGQTNPTVVYAYNQTPTQEKITVAIKDALTKAGFKVVAKPLNPATYYDAIGPVDNKFDIYWGGWAADWPTGSTAIQPLFDGRQIVDNGSNYSHLNVPEINDAIDKANAITDATEAGKAWAAIDKMIMEQAAIVPEYYQTYFGLYGSGLGGVEFDPNSGEQYPLNVYVK, encoded by the coding sequence ATGAGAATCTCACGCAGGAGCACCGCCGCGGTGGTGATCCTCACGACCGGTGCGCTCACGCTGTCCGGCTGCGCCAAGGGTGGGGGCGGCGGCCCCGCGGCCTCGCAGGGTGGCGCCGGCGCCTCCAGCACGCCGCTGGAGAACAAGGCGGTCAGCGCCATCACCGTCGGCACCGCCGAGGACTCCAAGGGCCCCGCGCCTGAGGTCCCCGGCAGCAAGCGCGGCGGCACGGTCAACATGATCGACCGGGACGACTTCTCGCACCTCGACCCCGGACGCATCTACCTGAACTACAACTCCACCGTCTCCCTGCTGTTCACCCGGCAGCTCACCGGCTACCGGCAGGAGAACGGCAAGATGACGCTGGTCGGCGACCTCGCCACCGACACCGGCACCACGACCGACGGCGGCAAGACCTGGAAGTTCACCCTCAAGGACGGGCTGAAGTGGCAGGACGGCACGCCGATCACCTCCGGTGACATCAAGTACAGCTTCGAGCGGCTGTTCGCGCCGTTCATCACCGAGGGCCCGACCTATGTCCAGCAGTGGCTGGTCGAGGGTGACTACCGCAAGGCCTACGAGGGGCCGTACGGCGGCAAGTCGCTGGACGCCATCAAGACCCCCGACGACAAGACGGTCGAGTTCACCCTGACCGCGCCGCACCCGGACTTCAACTTCACCGTGGCCATGACCGGTTACGGCGCGGTGCCGAAGGCGCAGGACACCAAGGAGAAGTACGACAGGAAGCCCTTCTCCTCCGGGCCGTACCAGATCGTGAGCCACGTCACCGACAAGTCGCTGGACCTGGAGCGCAACCCGAACTGGGACCCCAACACCGACCCGATCCGCAACGCCTTCCCCGACAAGTGGCACATGGAGTTCGGCGTGCAGGCGCAGAACTCCACCGAGCGGTTCCTCGCCGACAGCGGCCCGGACAAGACCGCGATGACGTTCCACAACGCGGTGGCGGCCGAGCGGGTGCAGGAGGTGCTGAACAACGCCGAGGTGATGAAGCGCTCGGTGCGCGGCCTCACGCCGTTCACCACGTTCTACAACATCAACACCAAGCGCATCACCGACGTGAAGGTCCGCCAGGCGATCATCAAGGCCTGGCCGTCCAAGCAGGTGCAGCTCATCGCCGGCGGTGAGGTCAACACCGGCCAGATCGCCACGACCGTGCTGAGCCCGACGGTGCTCGGTTACGAGGCGTTCGACCTGTACGGCATGCGGGAGAAGCCGACCGGTGACCCCGAGGGGGCCAAGAAGCTGCTCCAGGAGGCCGGTCAGACCAACCCGACGGTGGTCTACGCCTACAACCAGACGCCGACCCAGGAGAAGATCACCGTCGCCATCAAGGACGCGCTGACCAAGGCCGGCTTCAAGGTCGTGGCCAAGCCGCTGAACCCGGCGACGTACTACGACGCCATCGGCCCGGTGGACAACAAGTTCGACATCTACTGGGGCGGCTGGGCCGCCGACTGGCCGACCGGCTCGACCGCCATCCAGCCGCTGTTCGACGGCCGGCAGATCGTCGACAACGGCTCCAACTACAGCCACCTGAACGTGCCGGAGATCAACGACGCGATCGACAAGGCCAACGCCATCACCGACGCCACCGAGGCCGGCAAGGCGTGGGCCGCGATCGACAAGATGATCATGGAGCAGGCGGCCATCGTCCCCGAGTACTACCAGACGTACTTCGGCCTGTACGGCTCCGGGCTCGGCGGTGTCGAGTTCGACCCCAACTCGGGTGAGCAGTACCCGCTGAACGTCTACGTCAAGTAG
- a CDS encoding ABC transporter permease, whose translation MFRFFLRRVIGAAVILVIISAVTFFLFYAVPRDPARAFCGKICPPQNLELIRHNLGMDEPLFVQYWHWLAGIFTGRDLVQFGTCDAPCLGYSFATQEPVFSAILDRFPVTLSVTAGAAVVILSFGVITGMIAAWQQGKPLDKIASTSSVIGASLQIYFVGPLLVFFIVDSMGLLPRPSYIPFTEDPFGWFVHLLIPWVVLSIIFTANYTRMTRSVMVEQLAEDYVRTARAKGMSSRTVFLRFAWRGAMIPIVTIFGVDLATLLGGAIITEQTFTLHGIGELAVRAVQNTDLPMLLGVTLVGAFAIVVLNIVVDVLYAFIDPRVRLS comes from the coding sequence ATGTTCCGGTTTTTCCTCCGCCGTGTCATCGGCGCCGCGGTGATCCTGGTGATCATCAGTGCCGTCACGTTCTTCCTCTTCTACGCCGTGCCCCGCGACCCGGCCCGCGCGTTCTGCGGCAAGATCTGCCCTCCGCAGAACCTCGAGCTGATCCGTCACAACCTGGGCATGGACGAGCCGTTGTTCGTGCAGTACTGGCACTGGCTGGCGGGCATCTTCACCGGCCGCGACCTCGTGCAGTTCGGCACGTGCGACGCGCCGTGCCTCGGCTACTCCTTCGCCACGCAGGAGCCGGTGTTCTCGGCGATCCTGGACCGCTTCCCCGTCACCCTGTCGGTGACCGCCGGCGCGGCCGTGGTCATCCTGTCGTTCGGCGTGATCACCGGCATGATCGCGGCGTGGCAGCAGGGCAAGCCACTCGACAAGATCGCCAGCACGTCGTCGGTGATCGGCGCGTCGCTGCAGATCTACTTCGTGGGGCCGCTGCTGGTGTTCTTCATCGTGGACAGCATGGGCCTGCTGCCGCGGCCCAGCTACATCCCCTTCACCGAAGATCCGTTCGGCTGGTTCGTGCACCTGCTGATCCCGTGGGTGGTGCTGTCGATCATCTTCACCGCCAACTACACCCGCATGACCCGGTCGGTCATGGTGGAACAGCTCGCCGAGGACTACGTGCGGACCGCGCGCGCCAAGGGCATGTCCAGCCGCACGGTGTTCCTGCGGTTCGCCTGGCGCGGCGCGATGATCCCCATCGTCACGATCTTCGGAGTGGACCTCGCCACCCTGCTCGGCGGCGCGATCATCACCGAGCAGACGTTCACCCTGCACGGCATCGGCGAGCTCGCCGTGCGCGCCGTGCAGAACACCGACCTTCCCATGCTGCTCGGCGTGACACTGGTCGGTGCGTTCGCCATCGTGGTACTGAACATCGTGGTGGACGTCCTGTACGCCTTCATCGACCCCCGCGTACGGCTGAGCTGA
- a CDS encoding oligopeptide/dipeptide ABC transporter ATP-binding protein, which translates to MTTATWEREPAAPRGPGPFLSVRDLSVQFGTEDGVVHAVDRLSYDLEKGTTLGIVGESGSGKSVSTLTILGLHDPAVTTIGGEIWLEDRQLVGAPRATLEKLRGDRIAMIFQDPLTSLSPYHTVGRQISETYRKHKGASKREARDRAIEMLRRVGIPHAQTRVDDYPHQFSGGMRQRVMIAMALVCDPDLLIADEPTTALDVTVQAQILDLLKDLQQQFGTSIILITHDLGVVARTAHDVLVMYAGRAIEQGSVREVLREPRHPYTWGLLGSMPRLNSNVDLPLLPVRGTPPSLLNPPSGCPFHPRCDYRDLVPGDMCATDRPELSPAGGHRDACYLTLAQKREIFDGQIKERL; encoded by the coding sequence GTGACCACGGCGACCTGGGAACGCGAACCGGCCGCGCCGCGCGGCCCCGGGCCGTTCCTGTCGGTCCGGGACCTGTCGGTCCAGTTCGGCACCGAGGACGGCGTCGTGCACGCCGTCGACCGGCTGTCGTACGACCTGGAGAAAGGCACCACTCTCGGCATCGTCGGCGAGTCGGGGTCCGGCAAGTCGGTGTCCACGCTCACCATCCTCGGGCTGCACGACCCCGCCGTCACCACGATCGGCGGGGAGATCTGGCTGGAGGACCGCCAGCTCGTCGGCGCGCCGCGCGCCACGCTGGAGAAGCTGCGCGGCGACCGCATCGCGATGATCTTCCAGGACCCGCTGACGTCGCTGTCGCCGTACCACACGGTGGGCCGGCAGATCAGTGAGACGTACCGCAAGCACAAAGGCGCGAGCAAGCGCGAGGCGCGGGACCGCGCGATCGAGATGCTGCGGCGGGTCGGCATCCCGCACGCGCAGACCCGGGTGGACGACTACCCCCACCAGTTCTCCGGCGGCATGCGCCAGCGCGTCATGATCGCCATGGCGCTGGTCTGCGACCCCGACCTGCTCATCGCCGACGAACCGACCACCGCGCTGGACGTGACCGTGCAGGCGCAGATCCTCGACCTGCTCAAGGACCTGCAGCAGCAGTTCGGCACGTCGATCATCCTGATCACCCACGACCTCGGCGTGGTCGCGCGCACCGCGCACGACGTGCTCGTGATGTACGCCGGCAGGGCCATCGAGCAAGGGAGTGTGCGCGAGGTGCTGCGCGAGCCGCGCCACCCGTACACCTGGGGGCTGCTCGGCTCCATGCCGCGGCTGAACTCCAACGTCGACCTGCCGCTGCTGCCGGTGCGCGGCACCCCGCCGAGCCTGCTCAACCCGCCGTCCGGCTGCCCCTTCCACCCCCGCTGCGACTACCGCGACCTCGTCCCCGGCGACATGTGCGCGACCGACCGGCCCGAGCTGTCCCCCGCCGGAGGACACCGGGACGCCTGCTACCTGACGCTCGCGCAGAAGCGGGAGATCTTCGACGGCCAGATCAAGGAACGCCTGTGA
- a CDS encoding dipeptide ABC transporter ATP-binding protein, which produces MSDTLLELSGLTKHFPVTGGLIVKRQIGRVHAVDGVDLTVAAGETLGLVGESGCGKSTTGRLVARLLEPTAGKILYRGRDIAHSSRRQLKPIRSEIQMIFQDPYSSLNPRHTVGGIISGPMEVNGIDPPGGRQKRVRELLEIVGLNPEHYNRFPHEFSGGQRQRIGVARALALEPKLIVADEPVSALDVSIQAQVVNLLQQLQRDLGIAFLFIAHDLAVVRHFSQRVAVMYLGKIVEVGDRTSIYERPRHPYTHALLSAVPEVDIEDKPATERIRLTGDVPSPIDPPSGCRFRTRCWKAQDKCAQEEPPLVRLDGNHEGHLTACHFPEAPTTHGEDVILDPALA; this is translated from the coding sequence GTGAGTGACACGCTGCTGGAGCTGTCCGGCCTGACCAAGCACTTCCCCGTGACCGGCGGGCTGATCGTCAAACGGCAGATCGGCCGGGTGCACGCGGTGGACGGCGTCGACCTGACCGTGGCGGCCGGGGAGACCCTCGGCCTGGTCGGGGAGTCCGGCTGCGGCAAGTCGACCACGGGACGGCTGGTGGCCCGGCTGCTCGAACCCACCGCGGGGAAGATCCTCTACCGGGGCCGGGACATCGCGCACTCCAGCCGGCGGCAGCTCAAGCCGATCAGGTCCGAGATCCAGATGATCTTCCAGGACCCGTACTCGTCGCTGAACCCCCGGCACACCGTCGGCGGCATCATCAGCGGGCCCATGGAGGTCAACGGCATCGACCCGCCAGGCGGCCGGCAGAAGCGCGTGCGTGAACTGCTGGAGATCGTCGGGCTCAACCCCGAGCACTACAACCGGTTCCCGCACGAGTTCTCCGGCGGCCAGCGGCAGCGCATCGGCGTCGCGCGGGCCCTCGCGCTGGAGCCGAAGCTCATCGTGGCCGACGAGCCGGTGTCCGCGCTGGACGTGTCCATCCAGGCGCAGGTGGTCAACCTGCTCCAGCAGCTCCAGCGTGACCTCGGCATCGCGTTCCTGTTCATCGCGCACGACCTGGCCGTGGTGCGGCACTTCTCGCAGCGGGTCGCCGTGATGTACCTCGGCAAGATCGTCGAGGTGGGTGACCGGACGTCCATCTACGAACGTCCCCGCCACCCCTACACCCACGCGCTGCTGTCCGCCGTCCCCGAGGTGGACATCGAGGACAAGCCCGCCACCGAGCGCATCCGCCTCACCGGCGACGTCCCCTCCCCCATCGACCCGCCGTCCGGCTGCCGTTTCCGCACCCGCTGCTGGAAGGCCCAGGACAAGTGCGCGCAGGAGGAGCCGCCGCTGGTCCGCCTCGACGGCAACCACGAGGGCCATCTCACCGCCTGCCACTTCCCCGAGGCCCCCACCACCCACGGCGAGGACGTCATCCTCGACCCCGCGCTCGCCTGA
- the rpe gene encoding ribulose-phosphate 3-epimerase, whose product MPAQISPSILTADFARLADEVAKVARVADWLHVDVMDNHFVPNLTLGLPVVESLLKATTLPVDCHLMIEDPDRWAPAYAEAGAGSVTIHAEAAKAPVRTLRRIREAGARAGFALNPGTAVQDYEGLLGEIDMLLVMTVEPGFGGQSFLDIMLPKIRKARELIRKHGGEIWLQVDGGVSAATIERCAEAGADVFVAGNAVYGADDPAEAVRSLRAQADRLL is encoded by the coding sequence ATGCCTGCACAGATCTCTCCCAGCATTCTGACCGCCGACTTCGCGCGGCTTGCCGACGAGGTGGCCAAGGTCGCGCGTGTGGCCGACTGGCTGCATGTCGATGTGATGGACAACCACTTCGTGCCGAACCTCACGCTCGGGCTGCCGGTGGTGGAGTCCCTGTTGAAGGCCACCACGTTGCCGGTCGACTGTCACCTCATGATCGAGGACCCGGACCGCTGGGCCCCGGCGTACGCCGAGGCCGGCGCCGGCAGTGTGACCATCCACGCGGAGGCCGCCAAGGCGCCGGTGCGCACCCTGCGCCGCATCCGTGAGGCGGGGGCCCGGGCCGGGTTCGCGCTCAACCCCGGCACGGCGGTGCAGGACTACGAGGGGCTGCTCGGCGAGATCGACATGCTGCTGGTGATGACCGTGGAGCCCGGCTTCGGCGGTCAGTCGTTCCTCGACATCATGCTTCCCAAGATCCGCAAGGCCCGTGAGCTGATCCGCAAGCACGGCGGCGAGATCTGGCTCCAGGTCGACGGCGGTGTCTCGGCGGCCACCATCGAGCGCTGCGCGGAGGCCGGCGCGGACGTGTTCGTCGCCGGCAACGCCGTGTACGGCGCCGACGACCCCGCCGAGGCGGTCAGGTCCCTGCGGGCCCAGGCGGACCGCCTGCTGTGA
- a CDS encoding cupin domain-containing protein: MSYPAALYFGERGLPTAGYRPAGQEPELRIGEGGTEVSYLATGATTGGLFGLYRWDMGSRPSGPSAHYHRTMAESFYVLTGTVRLFDGATWIDARPGDFLHVPPGGVHAFRNESGEPVSMLLHFAPGAPREGYFEELAEIAESGRTLTAEEWTELYRRHDQYMV; the protein is encoded by the coding sequence ATGTCGTATCCAGCGGCGCTGTACTTCGGGGAGCGGGGGCTGCCGACGGCCGGGTACCGGCCCGCGGGGCAGGAGCCCGAGTTGCGCATCGGCGAGGGCGGCACCGAGGTGAGCTATTTGGCGACCGGTGCCACCACCGGTGGCCTGTTCGGGCTGTACCGGTGGGACATGGGGTCGCGGCCGAGTGGCCCGTCGGCGCACTACCACCGCACCATGGCCGAGTCGTTCTACGTGCTCACCGGCACGGTGCGCCTGTTCGACGGCGCGACCTGGATCGACGCGCGGCCGGGTGACTTCCTGCATGTGCCGCCGGGTGGCGTGCACGCCTTCCGCAACGAGTCCGGTGAGCCGGTGTCGATGCTGCTGCACTTCGCACCGGGTGCGCCACGCGAAGGGTACTTCGAGGAGCTGGCCGAGATCGCCGAGTCGGGCCGCACCCTCACCGCCGAGGAGTGGACCGAGCTGTACCGCCGCCACGACCAGTACATGGTCTGA
- a CDS encoding RsmB/NOP family class I SAM-dependent RNA methyltransferase codes for MTRGSRAGRGAGAPSGRQSGPSRGSGQGRQSGGRRGPVRDEARNAAFDLLRAVDERDAYANLLLPTLLRERGLSGRDAALATELAYGSLRGLGTYDAIIGACSDRPPDEIDPPLLDALRLGAHQLLRTRIPPHAAVSATVDLVRLRVGAGASRFANAVLRKIASRDHDQWMPIVAPDAEEDPLGHLAVVHSHPRWIVSAFRDALGGDLRETAELLAADNERPGVTLVAWPGRSSVGELVDAGAVSSRFSPYAAYLPEGDPGSIQAVADGRAAVQDEASQLVALALTRVPVNGSDRAWLDMCAGPGGKAGLLDALAVQEGRNLLAADLRFHRSRLVWRATRRAAVITADGTAPAWRTGAFDRVLVDAPCTGLGALRRRPESRWRRDPASVPEFTALQRRLLTSALDSARPGGVVAYVTCSPHLAETAAVVDDVVRRTGAAEVLPARRYLDEAGGLGDGPHAQFWPHRHGTDAMFLSLLRKLPD; via the coding sequence TTGACCAGGGGGTCCCGGGCCGGCCGTGGCGCCGGTGCGCCGTCCGGACGTCAGAGCGGCCCGTCCCGTGGTTCCGGCCAGGGCCGTCAGAGCGGCGGCAGGCGCGGGCCGGTGCGGGACGAGGCGCGTAACGCGGCGTTCGACCTGCTGCGCGCCGTGGACGAGCGCGACGCCTACGCCAACCTGCTGCTCCCGACCTTGCTGCGTGAGCGCGGCCTGTCCGGCCGGGACGCGGCCCTGGCGACCGAGCTGGCGTACGGCTCGCTGCGCGGGCTCGGCACCTACGACGCGATCATCGGCGCGTGCAGCGACCGTCCGCCGGACGAGATCGACCCGCCGCTGCTCGACGCGCTGCGGCTCGGCGCGCACCAGCTGCTGCGCACACGGATCCCGCCGCACGCCGCGGTCAGCGCCACCGTCGACCTCGTGCGCCTGCGTGTCGGCGCCGGCGCCTCGCGCTTCGCCAACGCCGTGCTGCGCAAGATCGCGAGCAGGGACCACGACCAGTGGATGCCGATCGTCGCGCCGGACGCCGAGGAGGACCCGCTCGGTCACCTCGCCGTCGTGCACAGCCACCCCCGATGGATCGTCTCGGCGTTCCGTGACGCGCTCGGCGGCGACCTGCGCGAGACGGCCGAGCTGCTCGCCGCCGACAACGAGCGGCCGGGGGTGACCCTGGTGGCGTGGCCGGGCCGCAGCTCGGTGGGTGAACTGGTGGACGCCGGCGCCGTGTCCTCCCGTTTCTCGCCGTACGCCGCCTACCTTCCCGAGGGGGACCCCGGGTCGATCCAGGCGGTCGCCGACGGCAGGGCCGCCGTGCAGGACGAGGCCAGCCAGCTCGTCGCGCTCGCGCTGACCCGCGTGCCGGTGAACGGGTCCGACCGCGCCTGGCTGGACATGTGCGCCGGCCCCGGCGGCAAGGCGGGCCTGCTCGACGCGCTCGCCGTGCAGGAGGGCCGCAACCTGCTCGCCGCCGACCTGCGCTTCCACCGGTCGCGCCTGGTCTGGCGCGCCACCCGCCGCGCCGCCGTGATCACCGCGGACGGCACGGCCCCCGCGTGGCGCACCGGAGCGTTCGACCGCGTGCTGGTGGACGCGCCGTGCACCGGTCTCGGCGCGCTGCGCCGCCGCCCCGAGTCCCGCTGGCGGCGCGACCCGGCCAGTGTGCCGGAGTTCACCGCTCTCCAGCGCCGCCTGCTGACCTCCGCGCTCGACTCGGCACGTCCCGGCGGCGTCGTGGCGTACGTCACGTGCTCCCCCCACCTGGCCGAGACGGCCGCCGTCGTGGACGACGTCGTGCGCCGCACCGGCGCCGCCGAGGTCCTCCCGGCCCGCCGCTACCTGGACGAGGCCGGCGGCCTCGGCGACGGCCCCCACGCGCAGTTCTGGCCCCACCGGCACGGCACCGACGCCATGTTCCTGTCCCTGCTGCGCAAGCTCCCCGACTGA
- the fmt gene encoding methionyl-tRNA formyltransferase has product MRLVFAGTPETALPSLRALLESPRHEVVAVVTRPDAQSGRGRKVHPSPVAELAASAGVEVLKPAKAGDPEFLARLAAIGPDCCPVVAYGALLPQRTLDVPKLGWVNLHFSLLPAWRGAAPVQHAVLHGDAITGAATFQIVKELDAGPVFGVVTEEIRPTDTSGELLARLAESGAGLLAATLDGIEDGTLQARPQPAEGVSHAPKLEAADARVDWTAPAMRVDRLVRACTPAPGAWTEFRGTRLKLGPVRPAPEAGPLAPGEIAAVKDTVLAGTATHPVLLGDVQPQGKRLMTAGEWARGVRPSAGERLGQA; this is encoded by the coding sequence GTGCGCCTCGTCTTCGCCGGAACCCCGGAGACCGCGCTGCCGTCCCTGCGCGCGCTGCTGGAGTCGCCACGCCACGAGGTCGTGGCCGTGGTGACCCGTCCCGACGCGCAGTCCGGCCGGGGCCGCAAGGTGCACCCGAGCCCGGTCGCCGAGCTGGCCGCGTCCGCCGGCGTCGAGGTGCTGAAGCCCGCCAAGGCGGGGGACCCGGAGTTCCTGGCCCGGCTCGCGGCCATCGGCCCCGACTGCTGCCCCGTCGTCGCCTACGGCGCGCTGCTGCCGCAGCGCACGCTGGACGTCCCGAAGCTCGGATGGGTCAACCTGCACTTCTCCCTGCTGCCGGCGTGGCGTGGCGCGGCCCCCGTGCAGCACGCCGTGCTGCACGGTGACGCCATCACCGGCGCGGCGACGTTCCAGATCGTCAAGGAGCTCGACGCCGGCCCGGTGTTCGGCGTCGTGACCGAGGAGATCCGTCCCACCGACACCAGCGGCGAACTGCTCGCGCGTCTCGCCGAGTCCGGTGCCGGCCTGCTCGCCGCGACGCTCGACGGCATCGAGGACGGCACGCTCCAGGCGCGGCCCCAGCCCGCCGAGGGGGTGAGCCACGCGCCGAAGCTCGAGGCGGCCGACGCCAGGGTCGACTGGACGGCCCCGGCGATGCGGGTCGACCGGCTGGTCCGCGCCTGCACCCCGGCCCCCGGCGCGTGGACCGAGTTCCGCGGCACACGCCTCAAGCTCGGCCCCGTGCGGCCGGCCCCCGAGGCTGGCCCGCTTGCTCCCGGCGAGATCGCCGCGGTCAAGGACACGGTGCTGGCCGGCACCGCCACCCACCCGGTGCTGCTCGGCGACGTGCAGCCACAAGGCAAGCGCCTCATGACCGCCGGGGAGTGGGCCCGCGGCGTGCGCCCCTCCGCCGGGGAACGGCTCGGCCAGGCATGA